One Triplophysa dalaica isolate WHDGS20190420 chromosome 11, ASM1584641v1, whole genome shotgun sequence genomic window carries:
- the phactr2 gene encoding phosphatase and actin regulator 2 isoform X2, producing MIVFRSLASSIFHAALSYSWTGLCSCSHLMMEGLEKSSLANCDVVGSSQSAPLKGKGKLSSLGKIFKPWKWRKKRTSDKFQDLSKVLERKISTRQTREELIKKGVLIPDQDDPVNTETLNGHAGSSGVTEKVKVDIETPDKVPEVKAELATVSEHTEEKKDSNPSPKASESNAPKTLPKKQQVTSPKTPGVASGTGVKRGGQAGAKKVTKSTTKQVTAPPPTSKQTTRSATRGNAKPTNAKKTAGTSKVSTQASGQSSSSTSSKTPKNNSSELKVTQAKSGKKTELSRSPRPPSKASSETGSVPEESASKKDQKKKEVTSDVNRSVEEKSQDRKGPKGHASECSSEQNKIQPHVNEATEETPFTRSSNELSTDTSDKPVKTESELVEEKTTTDQTQTTEGEKPQAVNVENPEVTFIPDPVRENHANDSDSDGPILYKDDDDEEDEDDEYTNSSLASKIRRRDTLAIKLGNRPSKRELEEKNILPRTSETERQELWQQIGCKLVRRLSQRPTTEELEQRNILKQKNEEEEQEARQEIKRRLSRKLSVRPTVAELVARRILRFNEYVEVTEAKDYDRRADKPWTRLTPADKAAIRKELNEFKSKEMEVHKESRQFTRFHRP from the exons TGGAAGGACTGGAAAAATCTTCACTGGCCAACTGTGATGTGGTGGGAAGCTCACAGTCTGCTCCGCTGAAAGGAAAGGGGAAACTTTCTTCTCTGGGAAAGATCTTTAAACCTTGGAAATGGAGGAAAAAGAGGACCAGTGATAAGTTCCAGGACCTCTCCAAAG TTTTGGAGAGAAAGATATCCACCCGACAAACTCGAGAGGAGCTCATAAAGAAGGGTGTGCTCATTCCAGATCAAG ATGATCCCGTGAACACAGAGACCTTGAATGGTCATGCAGGGTCCAGTGGAGTCACTGAGAAGGTCAAAGTGGACATTGAAACACCAGACAAAGTCCCCGAAGTGAAAGCAGAATTGGCAACAGTTTCAGAGCACACAGAAG AGAAGAAGGACAGCAATCCCAGTCCCAAGGCCAGTGAGTCAAACGCTCCAAAAACCCTTCCTAAAAAACAACAGGTCACATCCCCAAAAACCCCAGGTGTGGCCTCGGGTACAGGTGTGAAGAGAGGGGGCCAGGCAGGGGCCAAAAAGGTGACCAAGAGCACCACTAAGCAGGTGACCGCTCCTCCTCCTACATCCAAACAAACCACTCGAAGTGCCACACGTGGTAACG CTAAACCGACCAATGCTAAGAAAACCGCCGGCACATCCAAAGTTTCTACTCAGGCTTCAGGACAATCATCTTCATCCACCTCCTCGAAGACCCCAAAGAACAACAGCTCGGAACTGAAGGTAACACAAGCCAAGTCTGGCAAGAAAACCGAACTCTCCAGGTCACCACGACCCCCTTCCAAAGCTTCGTCTGAGACGGGCAGCGTTCCCGAGGAAAGCGCCTCTAAAAAGgaccaaaagaaaaaagaggtGACCTCTGATGTTAACAGGTCAGTTGAGGAGAAATCTCAGGACAGGAAGGGTCCGAAGGGACATGCTTCAGAATGTTCTTCAGAGCAGAACAAGATTCAGCCCCATGTTAATGAGGCGACAGAGGAAACGCCGTTTACTAGATCTTCAAATGAACTTTCTACAGACACTTCAGATAAACCTGTGAAAACAGAGAGTGAGCTTGTGGAGGAGAAGACAACGACGGACCAGACACAAAC GACTGAAGGAGAAAAACCACAAGCTGTCAACGTGGAAAACCCAGAGGTGACCTTCATTCCTGACCCCGTCAGGGAAAACCATGCCAATGATTCTGATTCAGACGGGCCTATACTCTAcaaggatgatgatgatgaagaggatgaagatgatgagTATACCAATA GCTCCCTTGCCAGCAAAATTCGCCGCAGAGACACACTTGCCATTAAACTTGGAAACCGACCCAGCAAAAGGGAGCTGGAAGAGAAGAACATTCTCCCACGGACATCGGAGACCGAGCGGCAAGAACTATGGCAGCAGATCGGCTGCAAACTAGTCAG ACGGCTGAGCCAGAGGCCCACCACAGAAGAACTAGAACAGCGAAATATCCTGAAAC AGAAAAacgaggaggaagaacaagagGCCAGGCAGGAGATCAAAAGAAGACTTTCCAGGAAG TTAAGCGTCCGGCCCACAGTCGCAGAGCTGGTGGCTCGTAGAATTTTGCGCTTCAATGAATATGTGGAGGTCACGGAAGCAAAAGACTATGATCGTCGGGCTGACAAACCCTGGACCAGGTTAACCCCTGCTGACAAA gCTGCTATACGCAAAGAACTGAATGAGTTCAAAAGCAAAGAGATGGAAGTCCATAAAGAAAGCAGACAGTTCACCAG GTTTCATCGGCCCTGA
- the phactr2 gene encoding phosphatase and actin regulator 2 isoform X1 → MMTEEDSFSYIRNFPQVFPVFRVRSQSDTSGFKSRILTRLRAACSVEGLEKSSLANCDVVGSSQSAPLKGKGKLSSLGKIFKPWKWRKKRTSDKFQDLSKVLERKISTRQTREELIKKGVLIPDQDDPVNTETLNGHAGSSGVTEKVKVDIETPDKVPEVKAELATVSEHTEEKKDSNPSPKASESNAPKTLPKKQQVTSPKTPGVASGTGVKRGGQAGAKKVTKSTTKQVTAPPPTSKQTTRSATRGNAKPTNAKKTAGTSKVSTQASGQSSSSTSSKTPKNNSSELKVTQAKSGKKTELSRSPRPPSKASSETGSVPEESASKKDQKKKEVTSDVNRSVEEKSQDRKGPKGHASECSSEQNKIQPHVNEATEETPFTRSSNELSTDTSDKPVKTESELVEEKTTTDQTQTTEGEKPQAVNVENPEVTFIPDPVRENHANDSDSDGPILYKDDDDEEDEDDEYTNSSLASKIRRRDTLAIKLGNRPSKRELEEKNILPRTSETERQELWQQIGCKLVRRLSQRPTTEELEQRNILKQKNEEEEQEARQEIKRRLSRKLSVRPTVAELVARRILRFNEYVEVTEAKDYDRRADKPWTRLTPADKAAIRKELNEFKSKEMEVHKESRQFTRFHRP, encoded by the exons TGGAAGGACTGGAAAAATCTTCACTGGCCAACTGTGATGTGGTGGGAAGCTCACAGTCTGCTCCGCTGAAAGGAAAGGGGAAACTTTCTTCTCTGGGAAAGATCTTTAAACCTTGGAAATGGAGGAAAAAGAGGACCAGTGATAAGTTCCAGGACCTCTCCAAAG TTTTGGAGAGAAAGATATCCACCCGACAAACTCGAGAGGAGCTCATAAAGAAGGGTGTGCTCATTCCAGATCAAG ATGATCCCGTGAACACAGAGACCTTGAATGGTCATGCAGGGTCCAGTGGAGTCACTGAGAAGGTCAAAGTGGACATTGAAACACCAGACAAAGTCCCCGAAGTGAAAGCAGAATTGGCAACAGTTTCAGAGCACACAGAAG AGAAGAAGGACAGCAATCCCAGTCCCAAGGCCAGTGAGTCAAACGCTCCAAAAACCCTTCCTAAAAAACAACAGGTCACATCCCCAAAAACCCCAGGTGTGGCCTCGGGTACAGGTGTGAAGAGAGGGGGCCAGGCAGGGGCCAAAAAGGTGACCAAGAGCACCACTAAGCAGGTGACCGCTCCTCCTCCTACATCCAAACAAACCACTCGAAGTGCCACACGTGGTAACG CTAAACCGACCAATGCTAAGAAAACCGCCGGCACATCCAAAGTTTCTACTCAGGCTTCAGGACAATCATCTTCATCCACCTCCTCGAAGACCCCAAAGAACAACAGCTCGGAACTGAAGGTAACACAAGCCAAGTCTGGCAAGAAAACCGAACTCTCCAGGTCACCACGACCCCCTTCCAAAGCTTCGTCTGAGACGGGCAGCGTTCCCGAGGAAAGCGCCTCTAAAAAGgaccaaaagaaaaaagaggtGACCTCTGATGTTAACAGGTCAGTTGAGGAGAAATCTCAGGACAGGAAGGGTCCGAAGGGACATGCTTCAGAATGTTCTTCAGAGCAGAACAAGATTCAGCCCCATGTTAATGAGGCGACAGAGGAAACGCCGTTTACTAGATCTTCAAATGAACTTTCTACAGACACTTCAGATAAACCTGTGAAAACAGAGAGTGAGCTTGTGGAGGAGAAGACAACGACGGACCAGACACAAAC GACTGAAGGAGAAAAACCACAAGCTGTCAACGTGGAAAACCCAGAGGTGACCTTCATTCCTGACCCCGTCAGGGAAAACCATGCCAATGATTCTGATTCAGACGGGCCTATACTCTAcaaggatgatgatgatgaagaggatgaagatgatgagTATACCAATA GCTCCCTTGCCAGCAAAATTCGCCGCAGAGACACACTTGCCATTAAACTTGGAAACCGACCCAGCAAAAGGGAGCTGGAAGAGAAGAACATTCTCCCACGGACATCGGAGACCGAGCGGCAAGAACTATGGCAGCAGATCGGCTGCAAACTAGTCAG ACGGCTGAGCCAGAGGCCCACCACAGAAGAACTAGAACAGCGAAATATCCTGAAAC AGAAAAacgaggaggaagaacaagagGCCAGGCAGGAGATCAAAAGAAGACTTTCCAGGAAG TTAAGCGTCCGGCCCACAGTCGCAGAGCTGGTGGCTCGTAGAATTTTGCGCTTCAATGAATATGTGGAGGTCACGGAAGCAAAAGACTATGATCGTCGGGCTGACAAACCCTGGACCAGGTTAACCCCTGCTGACAAA gCTGCTATACGCAAAGAACTGAATGAGTTCAAAAGCAAAGAGATGGAAGTCCATAAAGAAAGCAGACAGTTCACCAG GTTTCATCGGCCCTGA
- the phactr2 gene encoding phosphatase and actin regulator 2 isoform X5 has product MEHPLEGLEKSSLANCDVVGSSQSAPLKGKGKLSSLGKIFKPWKWRKKRTSDKFQDLSKVLERKISTRQTREELIKKGVLIPDQDDPVNTETLNGHAGSSGVTEKVKVDIETPDKVPEVKAELATVSEHTEEKKDSNPSPKASESNAPKTLPKKQQVTSPKTPGVASGTGVKRGGQAGAKKVTKSTTKQVTAPPPTSKQTTRSATRGNAKPTNAKKTAGTSKVSTQASGQSSSSTSSKTPKNNSSELKVTQAKSGKKTELSRSPRPPSKASSETGSVPEESASKKDQKKKEVTSDVNRSVEEKSQDRKGPKGHASECSSEQNKIQPHVNEATEETPFTRSSNELSTDTSDKPVKTESELVEEKTTTDQTQTTEGEKPQAVNVENPEVTFIPDPVRENHANDSDSDGPILYKDDDDEEDEDDEYTNSSLASKIRRRDTLAIKLGNRPSKRELEEKNILPRTSETERQELWQQIGCKLVRRLSQRPTTEELEQRNILKQKNEEEEQEARQEIKRRLSRKLSVRPTVAELVARRILRFNEYVEVTEAKDYDRRADKPWTRLTPADKAAIRKELNEFKSKEMEVHKESRQFTRFHRP; this is encoded by the exons ATGGAACATCCGT TGGAAGGACTGGAAAAATCTTCACTGGCCAACTGTGATGTGGTGGGAAGCTCACAGTCTGCTCCGCTGAAAGGAAAGGGGAAACTTTCTTCTCTGGGAAAGATCTTTAAACCTTGGAAATGGAGGAAAAAGAGGACCAGTGATAAGTTCCAGGACCTCTCCAAAG TTTTGGAGAGAAAGATATCCACCCGACAAACTCGAGAGGAGCTCATAAAGAAGGGTGTGCTCATTCCAGATCAAG ATGATCCCGTGAACACAGAGACCTTGAATGGTCATGCAGGGTCCAGTGGAGTCACTGAGAAGGTCAAAGTGGACATTGAAACACCAGACAAAGTCCCCGAAGTGAAAGCAGAATTGGCAACAGTTTCAGAGCACACAGAAG AGAAGAAGGACAGCAATCCCAGTCCCAAGGCCAGTGAGTCAAACGCTCCAAAAACCCTTCCTAAAAAACAACAGGTCACATCCCCAAAAACCCCAGGTGTGGCCTCGGGTACAGGTGTGAAGAGAGGGGGCCAGGCAGGGGCCAAAAAGGTGACCAAGAGCACCACTAAGCAGGTGACCGCTCCTCCTCCTACATCCAAACAAACCACTCGAAGTGCCACACGTGGTAACG CTAAACCGACCAATGCTAAGAAAACCGCCGGCACATCCAAAGTTTCTACTCAGGCTTCAGGACAATCATCTTCATCCACCTCCTCGAAGACCCCAAAGAACAACAGCTCGGAACTGAAGGTAACACAAGCCAAGTCTGGCAAGAAAACCGAACTCTCCAGGTCACCACGACCCCCTTCCAAAGCTTCGTCTGAGACGGGCAGCGTTCCCGAGGAAAGCGCCTCTAAAAAGgaccaaaagaaaaaagaggtGACCTCTGATGTTAACAGGTCAGTTGAGGAGAAATCTCAGGACAGGAAGGGTCCGAAGGGACATGCTTCAGAATGTTCTTCAGAGCAGAACAAGATTCAGCCCCATGTTAATGAGGCGACAGAGGAAACGCCGTTTACTAGATCTTCAAATGAACTTTCTACAGACACTTCAGATAAACCTGTGAAAACAGAGAGTGAGCTTGTGGAGGAGAAGACAACGACGGACCAGACACAAAC GACTGAAGGAGAAAAACCACAAGCTGTCAACGTGGAAAACCCAGAGGTGACCTTCATTCCTGACCCCGTCAGGGAAAACCATGCCAATGATTCTGATTCAGACGGGCCTATACTCTAcaaggatgatgatgatgaagaggatgaagatgatgagTATACCAATA GCTCCCTTGCCAGCAAAATTCGCCGCAGAGACACACTTGCCATTAAACTTGGAAACCGACCCAGCAAAAGGGAGCTGGAAGAGAAGAACATTCTCCCACGGACATCGGAGACCGAGCGGCAAGAACTATGGCAGCAGATCGGCTGCAAACTAGTCAG ACGGCTGAGCCAGAGGCCCACCACAGAAGAACTAGAACAGCGAAATATCCTGAAAC AGAAAAacgaggaggaagaacaagagGCCAGGCAGGAGATCAAAAGAAGACTTTCCAGGAAG TTAAGCGTCCGGCCCACAGTCGCAGAGCTGGTGGCTCGTAGAATTTTGCGCTTCAATGAATATGTGGAGGTCACGGAAGCAAAAGACTATGATCGTCGGGCTGACAAACCCTGGACCAGGTTAACCCCTGCTGACAAA gCTGCTATACGCAAAGAACTGAATGAGTTCAAAAGCAAAGAGATGGAAGTCCATAAAGAAAGCAGACAGTTCACCAG GTTTCATCGGCCCTGA
- the phactr2 gene encoding phosphatase and actin regulator 2 isoform X6, with protein MMTEEDSFSYIRNFPQVFPVFRVRSQSDTSGFKSRILTRLRAACSVEGLEKSSLANCDVVGSSQSAPLKGKGKLSSLGKIFKPWKWRKKRTSDKFQDLSKVLERKISTRQTREELIKKGVLIPDQDDPVNTETLNGHAGSSGVTEKVKVDIETPDKVPEVKAELATVSEHTEAKPTNAKKTAGTSKVSTQASGQSSSSTSSKTPKNNSSELKVTQAKSGKKTELSRSPRPPSKASSETGSVPEESASKKDQKKKEVTSDVNRSVEEKSQDRKGPKGHASECSSEQNKIQPHVNEATEETPFTRSSNELSTDTSDKPVKTESELVEEKTTTDQTQTTEGEKPQAVNVENPEVTFIPDPVRENHANDSDSDGPILYKDDDDEEDEDDEYTNSSLASKIRRRDTLAIKLGNRPSKRELEEKNILPRTSETERQELWQQIGCKLVRRLSQRPTTEELEQRNILKQKNEEEEQEARQEIKRRLSRKLSVRPTVAELVARRILRFNEYVEVTEAKDYDRRADKPWTRLTPADKAAIRKELNEFKSKEMEVHKESRQFTRFHRP; from the exons TGGAAGGACTGGAAAAATCTTCACTGGCCAACTGTGATGTGGTGGGAAGCTCACAGTCTGCTCCGCTGAAAGGAAAGGGGAAACTTTCTTCTCTGGGAAAGATCTTTAAACCTTGGAAATGGAGGAAAAAGAGGACCAGTGATAAGTTCCAGGACCTCTCCAAAG TTTTGGAGAGAAAGATATCCACCCGACAAACTCGAGAGGAGCTCATAAAGAAGGGTGTGCTCATTCCAGATCAAG ATGATCCCGTGAACACAGAGACCTTGAATGGTCATGCAGGGTCCAGTGGAGTCACTGAGAAGGTCAAAGTGGACATTGAAACACCAGACAAAGTCCCCGAAGTGAAAGCAGAATTGGCAACAGTTTCAGAGCACACAGAAG CTAAACCGACCAATGCTAAGAAAACCGCCGGCACATCCAAAGTTTCTACTCAGGCTTCAGGACAATCATCTTCATCCACCTCCTCGAAGACCCCAAAGAACAACAGCTCGGAACTGAAGGTAACACAAGCCAAGTCTGGCAAGAAAACCGAACTCTCCAGGTCACCACGACCCCCTTCCAAAGCTTCGTCTGAGACGGGCAGCGTTCCCGAGGAAAGCGCCTCTAAAAAGgaccaaaagaaaaaagaggtGACCTCTGATGTTAACAGGTCAGTTGAGGAGAAATCTCAGGACAGGAAGGGTCCGAAGGGACATGCTTCAGAATGTTCTTCAGAGCAGAACAAGATTCAGCCCCATGTTAATGAGGCGACAGAGGAAACGCCGTTTACTAGATCTTCAAATGAACTTTCTACAGACACTTCAGATAAACCTGTGAAAACAGAGAGTGAGCTTGTGGAGGAGAAGACAACGACGGACCAGACACAAAC GACTGAAGGAGAAAAACCACAAGCTGTCAACGTGGAAAACCCAGAGGTGACCTTCATTCCTGACCCCGTCAGGGAAAACCATGCCAATGATTCTGATTCAGACGGGCCTATACTCTAcaaggatgatgatgatgaagaggatgaagatgatgagTATACCAATA GCTCCCTTGCCAGCAAAATTCGCCGCAGAGACACACTTGCCATTAAACTTGGAAACCGACCCAGCAAAAGGGAGCTGGAAGAGAAGAACATTCTCCCACGGACATCGGAGACCGAGCGGCAAGAACTATGGCAGCAGATCGGCTGCAAACTAGTCAG ACGGCTGAGCCAGAGGCCCACCACAGAAGAACTAGAACAGCGAAATATCCTGAAAC AGAAAAacgaggaggaagaacaagagGCCAGGCAGGAGATCAAAAGAAGACTTTCCAGGAAG TTAAGCGTCCGGCCCACAGTCGCAGAGCTGGTGGCTCGTAGAATTTTGCGCTTCAATGAATATGTGGAGGTCACGGAAGCAAAAGACTATGATCGTCGGGCTGACAAACCCTGGACCAGGTTAACCCCTGCTGACAAA gCTGCTATACGCAAAGAACTGAATGAGTTCAAAAGCAAAGAGATGGAAGTCCATAAAGAAAGCAGACAGTTCACCAG GTTTCATCGGCCCTGA
- the phactr2 gene encoding phosphatase and actin regulator 2 isoform X3 codes for MIVFRSLASSIFHAALSYSWTVEGLEKSSLANCDVVGSSQSAPLKGKGKLSSLGKIFKPWKWRKKRTSDKFQDLSKVLERKISTRQTREELIKKGVLIPDQDDPVNTETLNGHAGSSGVTEKVKVDIETPDKVPEVKAELATVSEHTEEKKDSNPSPKASESNAPKTLPKKQQVTSPKTPGVASGTGVKRGGQAGAKKVTKSTTKQVTAPPPTSKQTTRSATRGNAKPTNAKKTAGTSKVSTQASGQSSSSTSSKTPKNNSSELKVTQAKSGKKTELSRSPRPPSKASSETGSVPEESASKKDQKKKEVTSDVNRSVEEKSQDRKGPKGHASECSSEQNKIQPHVNEATEETPFTRSSNELSTDTSDKPVKTESELVEEKTTTDQTQTTEGEKPQAVNVENPEVTFIPDPVRENHANDSDSDGPILYKDDDDEEDEDDEYTNSSLASKIRRRDTLAIKLGNRPSKRELEEKNILPRTSETERQELWQQIGCKLVRRLSQRPTTEELEQRNILKQKNEEEEQEARQEIKRRLSRKLSVRPTVAELVARRILRFNEYVEVTEAKDYDRRADKPWTRLTPADKAAIRKELNEFKSKEMEVHKESRQFTRFHRP; via the exons TGGAAGGACTGGAAAAATCTTCACTGGCCAACTGTGATGTGGTGGGAAGCTCACAGTCTGCTCCGCTGAAAGGAAAGGGGAAACTTTCTTCTCTGGGAAAGATCTTTAAACCTTGGAAATGGAGGAAAAAGAGGACCAGTGATAAGTTCCAGGACCTCTCCAAAG TTTTGGAGAGAAAGATATCCACCCGACAAACTCGAGAGGAGCTCATAAAGAAGGGTGTGCTCATTCCAGATCAAG ATGATCCCGTGAACACAGAGACCTTGAATGGTCATGCAGGGTCCAGTGGAGTCACTGAGAAGGTCAAAGTGGACATTGAAACACCAGACAAAGTCCCCGAAGTGAAAGCAGAATTGGCAACAGTTTCAGAGCACACAGAAG AGAAGAAGGACAGCAATCCCAGTCCCAAGGCCAGTGAGTCAAACGCTCCAAAAACCCTTCCTAAAAAACAACAGGTCACATCCCCAAAAACCCCAGGTGTGGCCTCGGGTACAGGTGTGAAGAGAGGGGGCCAGGCAGGGGCCAAAAAGGTGACCAAGAGCACCACTAAGCAGGTGACCGCTCCTCCTCCTACATCCAAACAAACCACTCGAAGTGCCACACGTGGTAACG CTAAACCGACCAATGCTAAGAAAACCGCCGGCACATCCAAAGTTTCTACTCAGGCTTCAGGACAATCATCTTCATCCACCTCCTCGAAGACCCCAAAGAACAACAGCTCGGAACTGAAGGTAACACAAGCCAAGTCTGGCAAGAAAACCGAACTCTCCAGGTCACCACGACCCCCTTCCAAAGCTTCGTCTGAGACGGGCAGCGTTCCCGAGGAAAGCGCCTCTAAAAAGgaccaaaagaaaaaagaggtGACCTCTGATGTTAACAGGTCAGTTGAGGAGAAATCTCAGGACAGGAAGGGTCCGAAGGGACATGCTTCAGAATGTTCTTCAGAGCAGAACAAGATTCAGCCCCATGTTAATGAGGCGACAGAGGAAACGCCGTTTACTAGATCTTCAAATGAACTTTCTACAGACACTTCAGATAAACCTGTGAAAACAGAGAGTGAGCTTGTGGAGGAGAAGACAACGACGGACCAGACACAAAC GACTGAAGGAGAAAAACCACAAGCTGTCAACGTGGAAAACCCAGAGGTGACCTTCATTCCTGACCCCGTCAGGGAAAACCATGCCAATGATTCTGATTCAGACGGGCCTATACTCTAcaaggatgatgatgatgaagaggatgaagatgatgagTATACCAATA GCTCCCTTGCCAGCAAAATTCGCCGCAGAGACACACTTGCCATTAAACTTGGAAACCGACCCAGCAAAAGGGAGCTGGAAGAGAAGAACATTCTCCCACGGACATCGGAGACCGAGCGGCAAGAACTATGGCAGCAGATCGGCTGCAAACTAGTCAG ACGGCTGAGCCAGAGGCCCACCACAGAAGAACTAGAACAGCGAAATATCCTGAAAC AGAAAAacgaggaggaagaacaagagGCCAGGCAGGAGATCAAAAGAAGACTTTCCAGGAAG TTAAGCGTCCGGCCCACAGTCGCAGAGCTGGTGGCTCGTAGAATTTTGCGCTTCAATGAATATGTGGAGGTCACGGAAGCAAAAGACTATGATCGTCGGGCTGACAAACCCTGGACCAGGTTAACCCCTGCTGACAAA gCTGCTATACGCAAAGAACTGAATGAGTTCAAAAGCAAAGAGATGGAAGTCCATAAAGAAAGCAGACAGTTCACCAG GTTTCATCGGCCCTGA
- the sf3b5 gene encoding splicing factor 3B subunit 5, which produces MTDRYNIHSQLEHLQSKYIGTGHADTSKWEWLVNQHRDSYCSYMGHFDLLNYFAVAENESKARVRFNLMEKMLQPCGPPGDKPEDS; this is translated from the coding sequence ATGACAGACCGTTACAACATCCACAGCCAGCTGGAGCATCTTCAGTCCAAGTACATCGGCACAGGTCACGCAGACACCAGCAAATGGGAGTGGCTGGTTAACCAGCACAGAGACTCTTACTGCTCCTACATGGGACATTTTGACCTTCTAAATTACTTCGCCGTTGCAGAGAACGAGAGCAAGGCTCGTGTTCGCTTTAACCTGATGGAGAAGATGCTTCAACCATGCGGGCCACCAGGTGACAAACCTGAAGATTCTTAA
- the phactr2 gene encoding phosphatase and actin regulator 2 isoform X4 produces the protein MGQTSVSSLSQRASVEGLEKSSLANCDVVGSSQSAPLKGKGKLSSLGKIFKPWKWRKKRTSDKFQDLSKVLERKISTRQTREELIKKGVLIPDQDDPVNTETLNGHAGSSGVTEKVKVDIETPDKVPEVKAELATVSEHTEEKKDSNPSPKASESNAPKTLPKKQQVTSPKTPGVASGTGVKRGGQAGAKKVTKSTTKQVTAPPPTSKQTTRSATRGNAKPTNAKKTAGTSKVSTQASGQSSSSTSSKTPKNNSSELKVTQAKSGKKTELSRSPRPPSKASSETGSVPEESASKKDQKKKEVTSDVNRSVEEKSQDRKGPKGHASECSSEQNKIQPHVNEATEETPFTRSSNELSTDTSDKPVKTESELVEEKTTTDQTQTTEGEKPQAVNVENPEVTFIPDPVRENHANDSDSDGPILYKDDDDEEDEDDEYTNSSLASKIRRRDTLAIKLGNRPSKRELEEKNILPRTSETERQELWQQIGCKLVRRLSQRPTTEELEQRNILKQKNEEEEQEARQEIKRRLSRKLSVRPTVAELVARRILRFNEYVEVTEAKDYDRRADKPWTRLTPADKAAIRKELNEFKSKEMEVHKESRQFTRFHRP, from the exons ATGGGCCAGACATCTGTCTCCAGTTTGTCTCAGAGAGCGAGCG TGGAAGGACTGGAAAAATCTTCACTGGCCAACTGTGATGTGGTGGGAAGCTCACAGTCTGCTCCGCTGAAAGGAAAGGGGAAACTTTCTTCTCTGGGAAAGATCTTTAAACCTTGGAAATGGAGGAAAAAGAGGACCAGTGATAAGTTCCAGGACCTCTCCAAAG TTTTGGAGAGAAAGATATCCACCCGACAAACTCGAGAGGAGCTCATAAAGAAGGGTGTGCTCATTCCAGATCAAG ATGATCCCGTGAACACAGAGACCTTGAATGGTCATGCAGGGTCCAGTGGAGTCACTGAGAAGGTCAAAGTGGACATTGAAACACCAGACAAAGTCCCCGAAGTGAAAGCAGAATTGGCAACAGTTTCAGAGCACACAGAAG AGAAGAAGGACAGCAATCCCAGTCCCAAGGCCAGTGAGTCAAACGCTCCAAAAACCCTTCCTAAAAAACAACAGGTCACATCCCCAAAAACCCCAGGTGTGGCCTCGGGTACAGGTGTGAAGAGAGGGGGCCAGGCAGGGGCCAAAAAGGTGACCAAGAGCACCACTAAGCAGGTGACCGCTCCTCCTCCTACATCCAAACAAACCACTCGAAGTGCCACACGTGGTAACG CTAAACCGACCAATGCTAAGAAAACCGCCGGCACATCCAAAGTTTCTACTCAGGCTTCAGGACAATCATCTTCATCCACCTCCTCGAAGACCCCAAAGAACAACAGCTCGGAACTGAAGGTAACACAAGCCAAGTCTGGCAAGAAAACCGAACTCTCCAGGTCACCACGACCCCCTTCCAAAGCTTCGTCTGAGACGGGCAGCGTTCCCGAGGAAAGCGCCTCTAAAAAGgaccaaaagaaaaaagaggtGACCTCTGATGTTAACAGGTCAGTTGAGGAGAAATCTCAGGACAGGAAGGGTCCGAAGGGACATGCTTCAGAATGTTCTTCAGAGCAGAACAAGATTCAGCCCCATGTTAATGAGGCGACAGAGGAAACGCCGTTTACTAGATCTTCAAATGAACTTTCTACAGACACTTCAGATAAACCTGTGAAAACAGAGAGTGAGCTTGTGGAGGAGAAGACAACGACGGACCAGACACAAAC GACTGAAGGAGAAAAACCACAAGCTGTCAACGTGGAAAACCCAGAGGTGACCTTCATTCCTGACCCCGTCAGGGAAAACCATGCCAATGATTCTGATTCAGACGGGCCTATACTCTAcaaggatgatgatgatgaagaggatgaagatgatgagTATACCAATA GCTCCCTTGCCAGCAAAATTCGCCGCAGAGACACACTTGCCATTAAACTTGGAAACCGACCCAGCAAAAGGGAGCTGGAAGAGAAGAACATTCTCCCACGGACATCGGAGACCGAGCGGCAAGAACTATGGCAGCAGATCGGCTGCAAACTAGTCAG ACGGCTGAGCCAGAGGCCCACCACAGAAGAACTAGAACAGCGAAATATCCTGAAAC AGAAAAacgaggaggaagaacaagagGCCAGGCAGGAGATCAAAAGAAGACTTTCCAGGAAG TTAAGCGTCCGGCCCACAGTCGCAGAGCTGGTGGCTCGTAGAATTTTGCGCTTCAATGAATATGTGGAGGTCACGGAAGCAAAAGACTATGATCGTCGGGCTGACAAACCCTGGACCAGGTTAACCCCTGCTGACAAA gCTGCTATACGCAAAGAACTGAATGAGTTCAAAAGCAAAGAGATGGAAGTCCATAAAGAAAGCAGACAGTTCACCAG GTTTCATCGGCCCTGA